GGATCTGCGAAGAACGGCACTGTGGGAAGTCCCGTCAATCAGCAGCCCAAGAAGAATGCAAGGACAAGGTAACAGCTTCCACTGCCCGTTTGCTTCTCTGTTATGCAAACCAACTCAACCACAAATGTTCCAATTTGCATCTATTAGCATCTCAAGCAATATGTTTTTGTATCCTCTGCTCCACATTCAATCCAAAATACCGCAAAGCAAGTGAAATGCAAAACACCGGGACAACACGACCTGCTACTGAAGCCGTTATTTGCTGCCAGCCTGCTATGGACGCCATCAGACTTCCTAGTGTTACAACCAAGCACGCAACAATGCTTTTTTAGAGAAGGGGGGATTGGATATTTTTGTGTGGGTGTGAATGGTGATAAAAGAGTCAGAGCACAGTGAGCATAAACCCAGAACAACCCACAGTATTGACAACTGGCTCATCTGTGTAATCCCACTCCCTGGTGGATTagtggaaatataaaaaaggctACTGACTGGTCTGGAACCAGAGTCTCTGAGGGGGAAAGATAATCTGGGAACACCCGCAGTCTGAAGGCTACAGATTAGCCCGATTTCTGTCTTGGTAGCCTGTAAGGAGAGCACCATGTACAGGACAATTATCCTGTTTCGTGTGAAGCTGTCTTTCGTTGCTTTATTACACTCCTTCAatgatttgaaaatgtttggaCATATTTTTGTGGGTATTTCAGTAAGACTGCTTGATGAAAATCATAAAAGACTTTTGTTGAATGTTCAATGCCTTTTAAAAGTTTTGTCTTCTGTCTCTCGTGTTCTCATCTTCAGGCTGGTGGTGCCAAACAAAGGCTACTCCTCCTTAGACCAGAGCCCAGATGAGAAGCCCCTGGTAGCGCTGGACACTGACAGGTATGTGCAAGTTAAAATGTGACACAGTTAGAACTAACTTTTCAGGCTGACCTAAAAGGAGAGAAAAGTAGATATTGGTAAACTTGTGGTTTTGTAGGTCTCTGTCGTGACGGTACATTAATCCATAGAGCAACTTAGAACTTAGAGTTCTTAACAGAAAGGGATCATAAAACGGGGCAAAGCCTCTCTCAGGGCGCAGGATTAGAGGATAGCGGGGTGAGCATTTGGACAGGGAAAAGCGGCTCAGAGGGAGTGCTCTCCTCCACCCTGTAGCAGCAGATGAGTCCCACCCTTTGTACGCTGCTACATGAGGGAAGCTCTCCCATGTGAAATGGGCACTGTGGAGGGCAACCAAGCTTACATCATGTATCTCATCATAAACACCCTCTGACAAGCTTTCTGactcacagaaacacaggaCGCCCGTTTGTTTATTGTCCACATTTTAGATTCCCGCGTACAGCCTTCGCACAATGTTGCTCTGTTCTAGCTGTTTACGCTACATTAAATTGCTCATTTTGAGGGGGAAAAGCCTGTTAGCTGCATTAGCATTATATCGCCACCCctttaaatgatgaaaaaaaacaaaacaaagttgttAGTGTCCTTTGTGTTGTTGAACGTGTGCCACAGTATGTCTGTTCCAGAGGATCGTCTCTGTGGGTTAAAATGTGAAATCCGTGCCTTGGAAATGTCTACACTTTAGATTCACTAATCGCCCTCCCTGCCAGTTGAAATCAGAGATACAACTGTTATATAGGCACTTTTAAAAGCGGCATGAGGAgtactactcagcctgtgaaaacagttgtactGTATAATGCCTTCTGTGGCTTTGGAGATTTTCATGTCTAAGAAAAATAATCCCGATGATGTCATCTGGTTTATTTAGAGACTAAATAACTCAATAGAAAACAAAGTCTGCATTACAAACTGGAACCATAGAGTTTAAAAAACATGGATGTTTTCAAGGCAGGAAGCCTAGAACGAAAGATCTAACAgaattatgggaaatgtaggctCCAGGCTCGACCCTTACTACTGATATGCCAATTCTGCTGATTCAATTTTATCCATTTAAAAACTGCTtaaccacctctttaaactttCAGATACCAATTTACTAGGCATTACTTTTCTTTGTACCCTCGTCCTCTTTGAGACGCTAACTGCTGATGTCTCCTGTTTTTCAGTGATGACGACTTCGACATGTCCAGATACTCCTCATCAGGATACTCCTCAGCCGAGGTGAGATGTCTGAGGGACCAGGTATCTATACACACATTATACTGTTTCACAGCGTCATTTGGTGAATCCACAACACATCTCCACCCGATCATCCTGTTCCATTTTCACGCTACCCACACCAGGTATATGTGCGGCCATCGAAAAAAATGTATACTGGCTCCTCCAAGAATTCAGTCATCTGTAATGATTGATCCATAATTCATCCAATTTcttgtgaacaacaaaaacaaaggactttGCTTCTTGCCTTCCCACATCACCACCAATGACCTGATTGTACTTCTGTATtctgtttctgtaaaatgttcTTAGTTTGGATCACTGTGTTTTTGAACATCTTTAATGATTTTTTAAGCATCAACATAGTAACTAACTCCACTAACAAGGTTTTTCCTAGCTTAAGGATTTCTCAAAATTGTCAGAAGCTCTGCTGATACTGTATCTCCTCTCTTTTGCTTCTACAGCAAATCAACCAGGACCTAAACATCCAGCTCCTGAAGGATGGGTACCGGCTTGATGAGATCCCGGATGATGAGGACCTGGATCTGATCCCCCCTAAAGCAGTCAACCCCACCTGCATGTGCTGCCAGGCTGCTCCCTCCACAGCCTGTCAAATTCAGTAGCACCATTTCCCACCCCAAAATATCTCCTGCCTGCCACCTGCACTGAGGCCAACTGCTGACCAGAGTGGCagcaaagaggaaaaacaatcAGCTGGCACGGGCAAACAAGGGAAAACAACGGTTTCTAAATgctaaaataagaaataataaaataagatagGTCATGTCTAGAGAGatactatatacagtatctgtgcACGTTCCTCCTATGGTAGGATCTGTGCATCTTACTTCTGCATGGTTGGTTCAGCGAGGACTCGACTAATGGCAGAAACATTACCTCTAAGGAAAACGTTTTACTTTTGCTTCTCCTTCGTTTGGCTTCTATCTCACGATCGTGGATAGTTTGGTTTACAAGGACCATGTTGTGGAAGAACACAAAGAAAATTGGATGTGAAGATCCCAAAATGGGGACACGGTGACATTACTCTGACAGCGCGTCATCCATGAAATTGATGGTCAGATTCAATGGTCGATAAGAGATTGGAAGTTCCGTAGTGGccattgttttttctctctctcatttctttCAGCCAGTCTGCTTCGTCTTTTGTATAAATGTGTCAAACATGAAAATGACGTTTGTGTGTCTAAATATGTTCAGGAAAGTAGTGCTAAACCATCAAGCTGCTGATAAAACACTAATGTGATAAAACACTCACAACACTAAGATAGTAATTCCAGATTTTCCAGGTCCAGGTTTGTCTGTTACGCCATGGTTGTACTGCTTAATTGTTTCACATTCAgttaaaagaaactgaaaacacatagTTTTGCATGTTGCCTGTTAACACTGTGTCCTAATGGCCAGCCTGTGCAGAAAATTTATCAGTTTTTGATAACCCCTAAACAACATCCTTGTGCTGGTGAGACATTATGTTAGGCGTGCTTTGAAAAACATGAAGTTAGTCATATTTAGGTTCACGAATTCTAATATTAGTAAGtatagaaacaaaaaaacagacaaataatgTCAGAACAGCTCATGAGTTAGTGTGtactttcctttttttattgtccATGCTAGCCCCGACATACAGTAGGTGGATGTTTAAGAGGATCACAAAGGCAGTCACCAGCTGTGAATGTggttacaatacaataaatgaATTGATCAAAGGCTTAGAATATGTGCAAATGCATAGAAAGTTGTGCATATTTTGGTCATGCATTTGGTGATACCTGTTGTGGGTTCTGACGAATGTCTATAAAGTGattccattttgttttcccataAAAGACACTCAAGGACAGTATAAAATGCTTTCCTTTCTTTATAGTTTTGCTGTAATTGTATTGGTTTTTTATGGTTGTACATTTGCGCCTATTCCCCTTGAGTTTTAGTATAA
Above is a genomic segment from Micropterus dolomieu isolate WLL.071019.BEF.003 ecotype Adirondacks linkage group LG18, ASM2129224v1, whole genome shotgun sequence containing:
- the fam219aa gene encoding protein FAM219A — encoded protein: MMEEIDRFQVPPVNGETQPLDPAASSTSEADPDNKGETVAMNYKPSPLQVQIEKQRDLARKGSAKNGTVGSPVNQQPKKNARTRLVVPNKGYSSLDQSPDEKPLVALDTDSDDDFDMSRYSSSGYSSAEQINQDLNIQLLKDGYRLDEIPDDEDLDLIPPKAVNPTCMCCQAAPSTACQIQ